A stretch of Pseudorhodobacter turbinis DNA encodes these proteins:
- a CDS encoding sulfotransferase family protein, whose protein sequence is MLILPVQEVVVLETPKTGSLALRAMLGPYTVPQSDKAPRHIGHDAFRRKFAPDLVMGLGRLPRTVAVVRAPLERMQSWYRYRRRPQLKGLPASTHGVSFDEFMLAYLEGTHPDMANVGRQDRFVGWDGGHARVDHLFDYAQLALLERFFSGLTGDILTLPEKNKTPKKVNADYALSPEVLARFEAENNEELAMYRAVAAAGHLMRPGVGAKLSSSAH, encoded by the coding sequence TTGCTGATACTTCCTGTGCAAGAGGTGGTGGTGCTGGAAACGCCCAAGACCGGATCTTTGGCCCTACGTGCGATGCTTGGCCCCTATACCGTGCCGCAATCGGACAAGGCGCCGCGCCACATTGGCCATGACGCGTTTCGCCGTAAATTCGCGCCCGATTTGGTTATGGGGCTTGGCAGGCTGCCCCGGACCGTGGCCGTGGTGCGCGCGCCGCTGGAACGGATGCAAAGCTGGTATCGCTACCGCCGCCGTCCGCAGCTAAAGGGCCTGCCTGCCAGCACCCATGGTGTCAGCTTTGATGAGTTCATGCTGGCCTATCTGGAGGGTACGCATCCGGACATGGCCAATGTTGGTCGTCAGGACCGCTTTGTCGGTTGGGACGGGGGTCACGCGCGGGTGGACCACCTGTTCGACTATGCGCAGCTTGCCCTGTTGGAGCGGTTCTTTTCCGGGCTGACCGGCGATATTTTGACCCTGCCAGAGAAAAACAAAACCCCGAAGAAGGTTAACGCTGATTACGCCCTTAGCCCCGAAGTTTTGGCGCGGTTCGAGGCAGAAAATAACGAAGAACTGGCGATGTATAGGGCCGTTGCGGCGGCGGGCCATCTGATGCGCCCCGGTGTAGGGGCGAAACTCAGCAGTTCGGCACATTGA
- a CDS encoding metal ABC transporter permease — protein sequence MLDDFMMRATLAGIGVAFAAAPLGCFVVWRRMAYFGDATAHAAILGVALSLALSISVFTGALVVALIMALTVNLLSGRGYAMDTLLGVLAHSALAFGLVAVSFLSGIRIDLMAYLFGDILAVSRVDLAVIWGGAALVVVLIWWRWSALLTATLNEDLAYACGIDPKREQLVLTLALAVTVAVAIKVVGVLLIAALLIIPAAAARSLSRTPEGMAVVAACIGGASTIVGLRSAYVLDTPAGPSIVCVAALIFAFLSVLAGLRKPAR from the coding sequence ATGCTGGATGATTTTATGATGCGCGCCACCCTTGCGGGGATCGGCGTGGCCTTTGCTGCGGCCCCTTTGGGATGTTTTGTGGTTTGGCGGCGCATGGCCTATTTCGGCGATGCAACGGCACATGCCGCGATTTTGGGGGTCGCCCTTTCGTTGGCACTGTCGATCTCGGTCTTTACCGGCGCGTTGGTGGTTGCGCTGATCATGGCCCTGACGGTGAACCTGCTAAGCGGGCGCGGCTATGCGATGGATACGCTTTTGGGCGTTTTGGCCCATTCGGCGCTTGCCTTCGGGCTGGTCGCGGTGTCGTTCCTGTCGGGGATACGGATTGACCTGATGGCCTATCTTTTCGGGGATATTCTGGCGGTTTCACGTGTCGATCTTGCGGTGATCTGGGGCGGGGCGGCACTGGTGGTGGTACTGATTTGGTGGCGCTGGTCGGCGCTTTTGACCGCAACGCTGAACGAAGACCTTGCCTATGCCTGCGGGATTGATCCCAAACGTGAGCAATTGGTCCTGACGCTGGCGTTGGCGGTTACGGTTGCGGTTGCGATCAAGGTGGTTGGCGTGTTGTTGATTGCCGCTTTGCTGATTATTCCGGCGGCGGCGGCCAGATCGCTTAGCCGCACGCCCGAGGGTATGGCCGTGGTCGCCGCATGTATTGGCGGTGCCTCAACCATTGTCGGATTGCGTTCGGCCTATGTTCTGGACACACCTGCGGGGCCGTCGATCGTCTGCGTTGCGGCCTTGATCTTTGCTTTTCTGAGTGTGCTGGCAGGGTTGCGCAAGCCCGCCCGGTGA
- a CDS encoding MORN repeat-containing protein gives MLSKAVSGWAKAATLTAGLLACPAWAQDGVIAKQYDDGSLYEGTFKDGRQHGTGTYTLPNGYTYTGNWENGEIRGEGVARFPNGSVYEGSFWAGKPEGRGKITYPDGGTYEGEWLAGKMSGEGVATYADGSVYTGHFVNAVHDGKGVLEDPEGYRYDGDWVKGEKQGRAKITYPDGTVYEGELVMGQREGVGTLTMPDGLIYEGEWSGGQINGTGKLTQPNGDIYEGDLSDGQRLGKGRVTYANNDTYEGAFLADMRHGKGIFHGPDNYVYEGEWVEGRIEGSGTVTYPNGSTYTGTFKDDKPEGVGKITYADGATYNGAWVGGVIEGNGRATYANGQIYEGAFVKGQHHGKGVVTYPSGYRYEGDWVMGQREGEGVATYADGSTYTGSFVAGERHGKGTVEMADGFTYAGDWNAGEIEGQGIATYASGDVYEGAFVDGTRQGQGVLRYANGEEVAGEWTNGILTAPAVAEPEGEAAEGAAAN, from the coding sequence ATGTTGAGCAAAGCAGTTTCGGGATGGGCCAAGGCCGCAACACTAACCGCAGGCCTGCTGGCATGCCCCGCTTGGGCGCAGGATGGCGTGATTGCCAAACAATATGACGATGGCTCACTCTATGAAGGGACGTTCAAGGACGGTCGCCAGCATGGCACCGGCACCTACACCCTGCCCAACGGCTATACCTACACCGGAAACTGGGAAAACGGCGAGATCAGGGGCGAAGGCGTTGCACGCTTTCCCAATGGCTCGGTCTATGAGGGCAGCTTTTGGGCCGGCAAACCCGAAGGGCGCGGCAAGATCACCTATCCCGATGGCGGCACCTATGAAGGCGAATGGCTGGCAGGCAAGATGTCGGGCGAAGGCGTTGCCACCTATGCCGACGGATCCGTCTATACCGGACATTTTGTCAATGCGGTCCATGACGGCAAAGGCGTGCTGGAGGACCCGGAGGGCTACCGCTATGACGGCGATTGGGTGAAGGGCGAAAAGCAGGGCCGCGCCAAGATCACCTATCCCGATGGCACTGTCTATGAGGGCGAGCTGGTCATGGGCCAGCGCGAGGGCGTGGGCACGCTGACCATGCCCGACGGTCTGATCTATGAGGGCGAATGGTCCGGTGGGCAGATCAATGGCACCGGCAAGCTGACGCAACCCAATGGCGACATCTATGAAGGCGACCTCAGCGACGGCCAGCGCCTTGGCAAGGGCCGCGTGACCTATGCCAATAATGATACCTATGAGGGCGCGTTTCTGGCCGACATGCGCCACGGCAAGGGCATCTTTCACGGCCCCGACAATTACGTCTATGAGGGCGAATGGGTTGAGGGCCGGATCGAGGGGAGCGGCACCGTCACCTATCCAAACGGCTCGACCTATACCGGCACCTTCAAGGATGACAAACCCGAGGGCGTGGGCAAGATCACCTATGCCGATGGTGCCACCTATAACGGCGCATGGGTTGGCGGCGTGATTGAGGGCAATGGCCGCGCGACCTATGCCAATGGCCAAATCTATGAGGGCGCCTTTGTAAAGGGGCAGCATCACGGCAAAGGCGTGGTCACCTATCCCAGCGGCTACCGCTATGAGGGCGATTGGGTGATGGGCCAGCGCGAGGGCGAAGGCGTCGCCACCTATGCAGATGGCTCCACCTATACTGGCAGTTTCGTTGCAGGTGAACGGCATGGCAAAGGTACGGTGGAAATGGCCGACGGCTTTACCTACGCCGGGGATTGGAATGCCGGTGAAATCGAAGGCCAAGGCATCGCCACCTATGCCAGCGGTGATGTCTATGAGGGCGCCTTTGTCGATGGCACGCGCCAAGGCCAGGGGGTCTTGCGCTATGCCAATGGTGAAGAGGTTGCAGGCGAATGGACCAATGGCATCCTGACCGCCCCCGCAGTGGCAGAACCCGAAGGCGAGGCGGCTGAAGGGGCGGCCGCGAACTAA
- a CDS encoding zinc ABC transporter substrate-binding protein, which produces MSRSLLPVSLAFALIGSTALAQAPRVATDIAPIHSLVARVMDGVGTPDLIVQPGASPHEYALRPSEASALQEADLVFWVGAGLSPWLETAMTTLAVDASVTELSETNGTTILEARVGALFEKHAHGAETHDDAEHHDHDDHGGHDDHDHGKQDSHAWLSPQNASNWLNVIAAQLSAADPDNAGTYFANAAAGRTELATLTSDVNAMLEPVRSGRFIVFHDAYQYFENDFNFPASGAISVSDASDPSPSRIAEIRERITTEGIDCVLAEPQFNPGLVATVLEGSDAKTAVIDPLGSDLEIGPALYPQMIRNLASNLAGCL; this is translated from the coding sequence ATGTCCAGATCACTCCTGCCCGTTTCGCTCGCCTTTGCCCTGATCGGCAGCACCGCCCTTGCCCAAGCACCGCGCGTCGCCACAGATATTGCACCCATCCATTCGCTGGTCGCCCGCGTGATGGACGGTGTAGGGACCCCCGACCTGATTGTTCAACCCGGCGCCAGCCCGCATGAATATGCATTGCGTCCCTCCGAAGCAAGCGCACTGCAAGAAGCTGATCTGGTCTTTTGGGTCGGTGCGGGCCTATCCCCTTGGCTGGAAACTGCCATGACCACATTGGCCGTTGATGCCTCGGTGACCGAGCTTTCGGAAACCAACGGAACCACCATTTTAGAGGCCCGGGTCGGCGCACTGTTCGAAAAGCACGCACATGGCGCAGAAACACATGACGATGCCGAGCATCACGATCACGATGATCACGGGGGGCATGACGATCATGACCATGGCAAACAGGATTCCCACGCATGGCTTTCGCCACAAAACGCGTCTAACTGGCTTAACGTGATCGCGGCACAGCTTTCCGCCGCCGATCCAGACAATGCCGGCACCTATTTTGCCAATGCCGCCGCAGGGCGCACAGAGCTTGCCACCCTGACCTCTGATGTCAATGCCATGCTTGAACCCGTCCGCAGTGGCCGATTCATCGTCTTCCATGATGCCTATCAGTATTTTGAGAACGACTTCAATTTCCCTGCATCAGGCGCCATCTCTGTCAGCGATGCCTCGGACCCCAGCCCCTCCCGCATCGCAGAAATCCGCGAGCGGATTACCACGGAAGGCATCGACTGTGTCCTCGCCGAGCCGCAATTTAATCCCGGCTTGGTTGCGACGGTTCTGGAAGGGTCAGATGCAAAAACAGCGGTGATCGACCCCTTGGGTTCTGATCTGGAGATCGGGCCTGCGCTTTATCCTCAAATGATCCGCAACCTCGCATCAAACCTTGCAGGCTGCCTGTAA
- a CDS encoding metal ABC transporter ATP-binding protein: MSLVDVENLSIRYGANTVLSNVSLRIDAGEILTIVGPNGSGKTSLLRAIIGAVKPTKGTVTRSADVRLGYVPQKLHIDPTLPMTVARFLSLPRAVAPAAIAAALSQAGVPDLASAQMSRLSGGQFQRVLLARALIGKPQLLLLDEATQGLDQPGSAAFYRQIEAVRQETGCAVLMISHELHVVMSASDRVICLNGHVCCEGTPEVVASAPEYRALFGSGTMGALALYRHDHDHEHHSHDGCDHSQTEAAE; the protein is encoded by the coding sequence ATGAGCCTTGTCGATGTTGAAAATCTAAGTATCCGCTACGGCGCGAACACGGTGCTGTCGAATGTATCGCTTCGCATTGATGCGGGGGAAATCCTGACCATTGTTGGTCCGAACGGGTCGGGTAAAACCAGCCTGTTGCGTGCGATTATCGGGGCAGTAAAGCCGACCAAAGGAACGGTTACACGCAGCGCCGATGTTCGATTGGGCTATGTTCCGCAAAAACTGCATATTGATCCGACCCTGCCGATGACCGTCGCGCGCTTTCTATCGTTGCCGCGCGCTGTGGCCCCTGCTGCGATAGCGGCCGCCCTGAGCCAAGCGGGCGTGCCGGATCTGGCCTCGGCGCAGATGTCGCGGTTGTCGGGCGGGCAGTTTCAACGGGTCCTGCTGGCGCGGGCGTTGATCGGCAAACCGCAGCTTTTGCTGTTGGATGAGGCGACGCAAGGCCTTGACCAGCCGGGGTCCGCCGCCTTTTACCGCCAGATCGAAGCCGTGCGCCAAGAGACAGGCTGCGCGGTTTTGATGATCAGCCATGAGCTGCATGTCGTGATGAGCGCCTCGGATCGGGTGATCTGCCTGAACGGCCATGTGTGCTGTGAAGGCACGCCAGAGGTTGTCGCCTCTGCCCCCGAATACCGTGCGCTTTTCGGGTCCGGTACGATGGGGGCCTTGGCGCTTTACCGTCATGACCATGACCACGAACACCATTCACATGACGGATGTGACCATAGCCAAACAGAGGCCGCCGAATAA
- a CDS encoding transcriptional repressor, with protein sequence MTSGALNISAELPLGFAKHDHASCVEGGLSTAETRCLDDGLRLTPVRRKVLEILLQEHRALGAYAVLDRLRDDGFGSQPPVAYRALDFLVSHGFAHKIERLNAFIACAHPDETHAPAFMICRLCDSVAEAQSEPARSALAEAAKATGFKIERTVVEAEGVCPGCAEKADA encoded by the coding sequence ATGACAAGTGGCGCGCTGAACATTTCTGCCGAACTGCCGTTGGGTTTCGCAAAGCACGACCATGCCTCCTGTGTGGAAGGCGGCCTGTCGACGGCGGAAACACGCTGTTTGGATGATGGCCTAAGGCTTACGCCCGTGCGCCGCAAAGTGCTGGAAATCCTGTTGCAGGAACATAGGGCGCTTGGGGCCTATGCTGTCCTCGACCGGTTGCGCGATGACGGGTTCGGATCGCAGCCGCCGGTGGCGTATCGCGCGCTTGATTTCTTGGTAAGCCACGGGTTCGCCCATAAGATCGAGCGGCTCAATGCGTTTATCGCCTGTGCGCACCCTGATGAAACCCACGCACCGGCCTTTATGATCTGCCGTCTGTGCGACTCCGTTGCCGAAGCGCAATCAGAACCGGCCCGGAGCGCCTTGGCCGAGGCCGCAAAAGCCACCGGTTTCAAGATTGAACGCACCGTTGTCGAGGCTGAGGGCGTTTGCCCCGGCTGTGCCGAAAAGGCCGATGCATGA
- a CDS encoding NAD+ synthase, with protein sequence MANRFRLTLAQLNPTVGAIAANAGAAREAWAAGKAAGADMVALPEMFITGYQVQDLVQRPRFIEDANNAIEALAHDVADGPALGIGGPWFQAGRLYNAYFILQGGKIATRVLKHHLPNVSVFDEKRLYSSAEVSGPYVVGPLRIGSPICEDAWFHDVAETHAETGAEILLVPNGSPYFREKLAERQNIMVSRVVETGLPLVYLNMVGGQDDQVFDGASFVLNPGGKLAVQMPAFETAITHVDFVETPEGWRAERGPLAKQPDTWEADYHAMVLSLRDYLGKSGFKRVLLGMSGGIDSAIVATIAADAIGPQNVRCVMLPSEYTSAESLEDAKDCATRLGCHYDFVPITQGRDAITDTLAPLFEGRPADLTEENIQSRLRGVLLMALSNKFGEMLLTTGNKSEVAVGYSTIYGDMAGGYNPIKDMYKTRVFETCRWRNANHRDWMMGKAGEVIPPRIIDKPPSAELRPDQRDDDSLPPYPVLDAILEGLVDNDVSIDELVAAGFDRAVVEKVEGLVYLSEYKRFQSAPGTRLTRRAFWLDRRYPIVNRWRDRS encoded by the coding sequence ATGGCCAACCGCTTTCGCCTGACTTTGGCACAGCTGAACCCGACCGTCGGTGCGATCGCCGCCAATGCCGGTGCCGCCCGCGAAGCGTGGGCCGCAGGCAAGGCTGCCGGTGCCGATATGGTCGCCCTGCCGGAAATGTTCATCACCGGCTATCAGGTGCAGGACCTTGTGCAGCGCCCCCGTTTTATCGAGGATGCAAATAACGCGATTGAGGCTTTGGCCCACGATGTGGCCGACGGTCCGGCGCTGGGCATCGGGGGGCCGTGGTTTCAGGCGGGGCGGCTTTACAACGCTTATTTCATCTTGCAGGGCGGCAAAATCGCGACGCGGGTGCTAAAGCATCACCTGCCCAATGTCAGTGTTTTCGACGAAAAACGCCTGTATTCCTCGGCCGAGGTCAGCGGGCCCTATGTCGTTGGCCCTTTGCGTATCGGCAGCCCGATTTGCGAAGATGCCTGGTTCCACGATGTCGCGGAAACCCATGCCGAGACCGGTGCCGAGATTTTGCTGGTGCCCAACGGCTCGCCCTATTTCCGTGAAAAGCTGGCCGAGCGGCAAAACATCATGGTTTCCCGCGTCGTGGAAACGGGGTTGCCGCTGGTCTATCTGAATATGGTGGGCGGGCAGGATGATCAGGTGTTTGACGGCGCGTCTTTCGTGTTGAACCCCGGTGGCAAGCTGGCGGTGCAGATGCCCGCGTTCGAGACCGCGATCACCCATGTCGATTTCGTGGAAACGCCGGAGGGCTGGCGCGCCGAGCGGGGCCCCTTGGCCAAGCAACCCGACACATGGGAGGCGGATTATCATGCGATGGTCCTGTCTTTGCGCGATTATCTGGGCAAGTCGGGGTTCAAGCGGGTGCTTCTGGGGATGTCGGGCGGGATTGATTCGGCCATCGTCGCCACGATTGCCGCCGATGCGATCGGCCCGCAGAATGTGCGCTGTGTGATGCTGCCCTCGGAATACACCAGTGCCGAAAGCCTTGAGGACGCCAAGGACTGCGCCACCCGCTTGGGCTGCCATTATGACTTTGTGCCGATCACTCAGGGGCGCGATGCGATTACCGATACATTGGCCCCGCTGTTTGAGGGGCGGCCTGCCGATCTGACCGAGGAAAACATCCAGTCGCGCCTGCGCGGGGTTTTGTTGATGGCGCTGTCGAATAAATTTGGCGAGATGCTGCTGACAACGGGCAATAAATCCGAGGTCGCCGTGGGCTATTCCACGATCTACGGCGATATGGCGGGGGGCTATAACCCGATCAAGGATATGTACAAGACCCGCGTGTTTGAAACCTGCCGCTGGCGCAATGCCAATCACCGCGACTGGATGATGGGCAAGGCCGGAGAGGTGATCCCGCCGCGTATAATTGACAAGCCCCCTTCGGCGGAACTGCGCCCTGATCAGCGGGACGACGACAGCCTGCCGCCCTATCCGGTACTGGATGCAATCCTAGAGGGGCTGGTGGATAATGACGTCTCGATTGATGAGCTGGTCGCCGCCGGTTTTGATCGTGCGGTGGTCGAGAAGGTCGAGGGTCTGGTCTATCTGTCAGAGTATAAGCGCTTCCAATCCGCCCCCGGCACCCGCCTGACCCGCCGCGCCTTCTGGCTTGATCGGCGTTATCCGATCGTGAACCGCTGGCGCGACCGAAGCTGA
- a CDS encoding glycerophosphodiester phosphodiesterase family protein has product MKPKMKLAVAAVMATTFSAPMLEAATAYNTLTGEAPVVVAHRGASGYLPEETLGGYELAMKMGADYIEPDVQMTADGQLVAMHDSTLTRTTNVADLFAARDGSYKVSDFTLEEIKSLTVKPTGALSAPDSTYAGFTPSMADPYKVPTLSEVLDLLTEYNTANGTEIGIYPESKTPYNSPQNQAIVATLKDKGYDEPSDKVILQSFVRESIIEMGEALIDQGVSASLAQLGGVRLVDGVYGVSGSDGFFSLAEIADIADGVGVSAGGITEEFITSAHDLGLIVHAYTFRPLSEEAAFAMIQPMLDWGLDGFFTDYTDFSRTVVDANAPSAVPLPAGLPLLFAGLGGLAMLRRRKAA; this is encoded by the coding sequence ATGAAACCAAAGATGAAGCTGGCCGTTGCGGCTGTCATGGCAACAACATTTTCGGCCCCGATGCTAGAGGCTGCTACCGCGTATAACACCCTAACCGGTGAGGCCCCTGTCGTCGTTGCCCACCGTGGTGCCAGCGGCTATTTGCCCGAGGAAACCCTTGGCGGCTACGAGCTGGCCATGAAAATGGGCGCTGACTACATTGAGCCAGACGTCCAGATGACCGCTGACGGTCAGTTGGTTGCAATGCACGACAGCACCCTGACCCGCACGACCAATGTCGCGGATCTGTTCGCCGCGCGCGACGGCAGCTACAAGGTTTCCGACTTCACTTTGGAAGAAATCAAGTCCCTGACCGTAAAGCCGACCGGCGCGCTGTCTGCCCCCGATTCCACCTATGCAGGGTTCACCCCAAGCATGGCAGACCCCTATAAGGTGCCAACATTGAGCGAAGTGCTTGATCTGCTGACCGAATACAATACGGCAAACGGCACCGAAATCGGCATCTACCCTGAATCCAAAACACCCTACAACTCGCCGCAAAACCAGGCCATCGTCGCGACCCTGAAAGATAAAGGCTATGACGAGCCGTCCGACAAGGTCATCTTGCAGTCCTTCGTCCGCGAATCCATCATCGAGATGGGCGAAGCCCTGATCGATCAAGGTGTCAGCGCAAGCCTCGCACAGCTTGGCGGTGTGCGCCTTGTTGACGGCGTTTACGGTGTAAGCGGTTCAGACGGGTTCTTTAGCTTGGCTGAAATTGCCGATATCGCCGATGGCGTGGGTGTCAGCGCAGGCGGCATCACCGAAGAGTTCATCACCTCCGCCCATGATCTGGGCTTGATTGTGCACGCCTATACCTTCCGCCCGCTTAGCGAGGAAGCAGCCTTTGCGATGATCCAGCCGATGCTCGACTGGGGTCTTGATGGCTTCTTTACCGATTACACCGATTTCAGCCGCACGGTCGTGGATGCAAATGCCCCGTCTGCTGTGCCGCTGCCAGCAGGTTTGCCGCTGCTGTTTGCCGGTTTGGGTGGTCTGGCCATGCTGCGTCGCCGCAAAGCGGCCTGA
- a CDS encoding 2-isopropylmalate synthase, translated as MNDTSSQPRVLIFDTTLRDGEQSPGATMTHDEKLEIAAALDEMGVDIIEAGFPIASEGDFAAVSEIAKLAQTSQICGLARANYKDIDRCWEAVKHARAPRIHTFIGTSPLHRAIPNLTMDEMAERIFETVSHARNLCDNVQWSPMDATRTEHDYLCRVVEIAIKAGATTINIPDTVGYTAPRESADLIRMLLERVPGAANVIFATHCHNDLGMATANSLAAVEAGARQVECTINGLGERAGNTALEEVVMALKVRNDIMPYQTAIDTTKIMAISRRVATVSGFAVQFNKAIVGKNAFAHESGIHQDGMLKNRETFEVMRPEDVGLSGTSLPLGKHSGRAALRAKLNDLGFDMADNQLKDTFVRFKALADRKKEVFDDDLIALVQDSAATAANESLQVKRLRVVCGTDGPQEAELTLTIDGKDHSIDATGDGPVDAAFNAVKMLYPHKARLQLYQVQAVTEGTDAQATVFVRLEEDGMIATGQSADTDTIVASVRAYVTALNRLILRREKTDMGYDTKGVSYKDQS; from the coding sequence ATGAACGATACAAGCTCGCAACCCCGCGTATTGATTTTTGACACCACATTGCGCGATGGCGAACAAAGCCCCGGCGCAACCATGACCCATGACGAAAAGCTGGAGATTGCGGCGGCGCTGGATGAAATGGGCGTCGATATTATCGAAGCAGGCTTTCCCATCGCCTCCGAGGGGGATTTCGCCGCAGTATCCGAGATTGCCAAACTGGCGCAAACCTCGCAGATTTGCGGGCTGGCACGCGCCAACTACAAGGATATCGACCGCTGCTGGGAGGCGGTAAAACATGCGCGCGCACCGCGTATCCACACGTTCATCGGCACCTCGCCCTTGCACCGCGCCATCCCCAACCTGACCATGGATGAGATGGCCGAGCGAATTTTCGAGACCGTCAGCCACGCCCGCAACCTGTGCGACAACGTGCAATGGTCGCCAATGGATGCCACCCGCACCGAGCATGATTATCTGTGCCGCGTGGTGGAAATCGCGATCAAGGCTGGGGCGACCACGATCAACATCCCCGATACCGTGGGCTATACCGCGCCGCGCGAAAGTGCTGATCTGATCCGCATGCTCTTGGAACGGGTGCCGGGCGCTGCGAATGTGATTTTCGCAACCCATTGCCACAATGACCTTGGCATGGCGACCGCCAACTCCTTGGCTGCGGTTGAGGCGGGCGCGCGTCAGGTGGAATGCACCATCAACGGGCTGGGCGAACGTGCCGGCAATACCGCGCTGGAAGAGGTCGTGATGGCGCTGAAAGTGCGCAACGACATCATGCCTTACCAGACCGCGATCGACACCACCAAGATCATGGCAATCAGCCGCCGCGTCGCCACTGTTTCCGGCTTTGCCGTGCAGTTCAACAAGGCCATCGTTGGCAAAAACGCCTTTGCCCACGAGTCCGGTATCCACCAGGATGGCATGCTGAAAAACCGCGAGACATTCGAGGTGATGCGCCCCGAGGATGTGGGCCTGTCGGGCACCTCGCTGCCTTTGGGAAAGCATTCGGGGCGGGCGGCCTTGCGGGCCAAGCTGAATGATCTTGGTTTTGATATGGCCGACAACCAGTTGAAGGATACCTTCGTCCGGTTCAAGGCGCTGGCAGACCGCAAGAAGGAAGTCTTTGACGATGACCTGATCGCATTGGTCCAAGACAGCGCCGCCACAGCCGCCAATGAAAGCCTTCAGGTCAAACGCCTGCGCGTGGTTTGCGGCACCGATGGCCCGCAAGAGGCAGAACTGACGCTGACAATTGACGGCAAGGATCACAGCATCGATGCCACCGGCGACGGCCCCGTGGATGCGGCCTTCAACGCGGTCAAGATGCTCTATCCGCATAAGGCGCGCTTGCAGCTTTATCAGGTGCAGGCCGTGACCGAAGGCACCGACGCGCAGGCCACAGTCTTTGTCCGGCTGGAAGAAGATGGCATGATCGCAACCGGTCAATCGGCCGATACCGATACGATTGTTGCCTCGGTACGGGCCTATGTGACCGCCCTGAACCGCCTGATCTTGCGGCGTGAAAAGACTGACATGGGCTATGACACCAAGGGTGTCAGCTACAAGGATCAGTCCTGA
- a CDS encoding thiamine diphosphokinase: protein MTKEAIIDSGTGVTLAAGGPIRPQDFEESQELAPYLVAADGGADRALELGARPAAVIGDLDSITQSARTELGTAVHHIAEQDSTDFDKALRNINAPFVLGLGLLGGRVDHELSALAVLARRAAMPCLLIGPEDVIFAAPPLLDIAMRAGDRFSLFPFAPVAGRSVGLKWPIDGIEFAPIGRGGTSNMALGPVRLEMDAPGMLVIVPRERLREALAARLAAGAWGAKAC, encoded by the coding sequence GTGACAAAAGAAGCTATTATCGACTCTGGAACAGGGGTCACCTTGGCCGCTGGCGGGCCGATAAGACCGCAGGATTTCGAGGAATCTCAAGAGCTTGCACCGTATTTGGTTGCGGCGGACGGTGGCGCGGACCGGGCCTTGGAGCTGGGGGCACGGCCTGCGGCGGTGATCGGGGACCTGGACAGCATAACACAATCGGCACGGACAGAATTGGGCACAGCGGTTCACCATATTGCCGAACAAGACAGCACCGATTTCGACAAAGCCTTGCGCAATATCAACGCGCCCTTCGTGCTGGGCCTTGGGTTGCTTGGCGGGCGTGTCGATCATGAGCTGTCGGCCCTTGCCGTTCTGGCGCGCAGGGCGGCGATGCCTTGTTTGCTTATCGGGCCCGAGGATGTGATTTTTGCTGCCCCGCCGTTGCTGGATATTGCGATGCGCGCGGGCGACCGGTTTAGCTTGTTCCCCTTTGCGCCGGTTGCGGGGCGCAGTGTCGGGTTGAAGTGGCCGATTGATGGCATCGAGTTTGCGCCAATCGGGCGGGGCGGTACATCCAATATGGCGCTTGGTCCGGTGCGGTTGGAAATGGATGCGCCGGGGATGCTGGTGATTGTGCCGCGCGAACGGTTGCGCGAGGCGCTGGCGGCGCGGCTGGCAGCGGGGGCTTGGGGGGCAAAGGCTTGCTGA